The Sphingobium sp. JS3065 genome includes a region encoding these proteins:
- a CDS encoding DUF1810 domain-containing protein has product MTTDATLARFVEAQENSYATALAEIRAGAKRSHWMWYIFPQLRGLGQSPTAHYYGIASIDEARAFLDHDLLGPRYRECVEALQQLATDDPVAVFGSVDAIKLRSSLTLFEAAEPCPLFAGALDRWFNGERDPATLQMLAD; this is encoded by the coding sequence ATGACTACCGATGCCACCCTCGCCCGCTTCGTCGAGGCGCAGGAAAATAGCTACGCCACCGCATTGGCGGAGATCCGGGCTGGCGCCAAGCGCTCGCACTGGATGTGGTACATTTTCCCGCAGCTGCGCGGCCTGGGGCAAAGTCCGACCGCCCATTATTATGGCATCGCGTCGATCGACGAAGCCCGCGCCTTTCTTGATCACGACCTGCTTGGCCCGCGCTATCGCGAATGTGTTGAAGCGCTACAGCAACTGGCCACTGATGACCCCGTCGCCGTGTTCGGTAGCGTGGACGCCATTAAGCTGCGCTCATCGCTAACCCTGTTCGAGGCGGCGGAGCCATGTCCGTTGTTCGCGGGCGCATTGGACCGATGGTTCAACGGAGAGCGCGACCCGGCGACTCTGCAAATGCTTGCAGACTGA
- a CDS encoding PD-(D/E)XK nuclease family protein, which translates to MKLIFGLSCDGPSFPDFPGPNEGVFNAAVVGPQGLIEMLEVQLGLTAPRVAHAVRVSSYAAKLRTAQATAPDLFFGQSFTLDPWATAASLLDWRDELIAGGWSGSPIGAGRVDAFAVVEEAGSPLSPGIADRTRTLCEAVKVRAGLPLASIELVEPRDLLPPLWQRLIDTLEGSGVEISQAPACATSANDLGHVQAFLADGSPSTLTGDGSFAIVHADTALAAAEAAAEWLSHCSEAELHGTVIVSADGDTALLDRALQARGLPALGLSASSPWRGALQVLPLAFAASWAPFNAKAMLDLLMLPRPPIARRAARKLAYALSREPGTGGPAWLAAWGNIESDLAERMSTEPQEKRDAKLTAWRQWTSGELYPRHEGMPAEAAKSIASRVAQWALDTNAGNADPLLLTLVGAAQALVQAIDVLNVEMLSPLLLGRMTDQVLADGAQNPNHIATSGGLRAVRHPGAIWGDAKNVLWWDFKGPGERVSSSPWTAAEVAALKGHGCEIESPAAITARIGWSNANAVHRAGERVILFSPALSAGEETTSHPLAHQLNPLTTPAKDMIQWPAEQLLHGPSHELAGREILREAITPNLLPAQRPRWSLPVSVIAKLDDRVESATSFEHLADCQMRWLLLDVLRLSGGRVAEIPGTSQLLGNLAHELANRVFPPGPVPAPEDVFSQANDLFDELLSAIATPLQQPEYAGELASARFKVPAALAQLARLLQAMDVTVIGTEIERARTFVDGPDVKGRIDMLIEHPTHGTGVIDLKWSRSAKTRRNELAEGRSIQLATYGAIANSNSTTPAPGAFYMLNQRQLIGLSGSFLAEESVESDHSLPDTWSNLVSTWQVWRDLAREGIAIATGADEAEAHIPADLPIETGTEPCRYCELTALCRVGVEAN; encoded by the coding sequence ATGAAGCTTATCTTCGGCCTTTCATGCGATGGCCCTTCCTTTCCGGATTTTCCGGGCCCGAATGAAGGCGTCTTCAATGCCGCCGTAGTGGGGCCACAAGGCCTCATAGAGATGCTCGAGGTGCAGCTTGGCCTCACAGCTCCCCGGGTGGCACATGCGGTTCGAGTTTCCAGCTACGCTGCTAAATTGCGTACCGCGCAGGCCACAGCCCCGGACCTGTTCTTCGGTCAGTCGTTCACCCTTGATCCGTGGGCCACTGCCGCATCATTGCTCGATTGGCGAGATGAACTGATCGCCGGCGGCTGGTCCGGCAGCCCTATTGGCGCCGGACGTGTTGATGCATTCGCGGTGGTGGAAGAGGCTGGTTCGCCCCTTTCCCCCGGGATCGCAGATCGCACGCGCACGCTCTGCGAGGCGGTTAAGGTCCGTGCCGGTCTACCGCTCGCCTCAATCGAGCTGGTCGAGCCCCGAGATTTGCTGCCGCCTCTCTGGCAGCGCCTTATCGATACGCTGGAGGGATCGGGGGTAGAAATCTCGCAGGCTCCTGCCTGTGCAACTTCCGCCAACGACCTGGGCCACGTGCAAGCCTTTCTCGCGGACGGCTCACCCTCGACGTTAACAGGCGATGGTAGCTTCGCGATCGTCCACGCGGACACTGCCTTGGCGGCGGCTGAAGCAGCTGCAGAGTGGCTTTCCCATTGTTCGGAAGCCGAGTTGCATGGCACGGTCATAGTGAGCGCTGACGGAGACACCGCGCTGCTGGACCGCGCGCTTCAAGCTCGCGGGCTTCCCGCTCTGGGCTTGTCGGCCTCGTCGCCGTGGCGTGGAGCACTTCAGGTGCTCCCACTCGCCTTCGCCGCTTCTTGGGCACCATTTAATGCGAAGGCGATGCTTGACTTGCTCATGCTACCGCGTCCTCCCATCGCGCGACGTGCGGCGCGCAAGCTCGCCTATGCACTGAGCCGCGAGCCTGGCACAGGCGGGCCAGCATGGCTCGCTGCATGGGGTAATATCGAGTCAGATCTTGCCGAAAGGATGTCCACAGAACCTCAAGAAAAGCGCGATGCGAAGCTTACGGCGTGGAGGCAATGGACGTCTGGAGAATTATATCCGCGGCACGAAGGCATGCCTGCGGAGGCGGCCAAGTCGATCGCTTCGCGCGTCGCGCAATGGGCGCTCGATACGAATGCTGGAAATGCTGATCCGCTTCTTCTGACGCTAGTTGGTGCCGCGCAGGCTCTCGTGCAAGCGATCGATGTTCTGAACGTCGAGATGCTCTCTCCGCTGCTGCTAGGACGCATGACCGACCAGGTGCTTGCGGACGGCGCTCAAAACCCCAACCACATAGCGACATCGGGGGGTTTGCGTGCCGTGCGTCATCCAGGCGCCATTTGGGGCGATGCCAAAAACGTACTTTGGTGGGACTTCAAAGGTCCCGGAGAACGCGTAAGCTCATCGCCATGGACCGCAGCTGAGGTTGCTGCTCTTAAGGGTCATGGCTGCGAAATCGAATCGCCGGCCGCGATCACCGCCCGGATTGGGTGGAGTAACGCCAACGCGGTGCATCGCGCTGGGGAGCGCGTCATTCTTTTCTCGCCAGCGCTTTCGGCGGGGGAGGAGACCACGAGCCATCCCCTCGCGCATCAGCTGAACCCATTGACGACACCTGCTAAGGACATGATCCAATGGCCAGCAGAACAGCTATTGCACGGGCCGTCTCATGAGCTCGCAGGGCGCGAGATTCTCCGTGAAGCGATCACTCCAAACCTCTTGCCAGCACAGCGCCCTCGCTGGTCTCTGCCGGTATCTGTGATCGCCAAACTCGACGATCGCGTCGAAAGCGCCACCAGCTTCGAGCATCTCGCGGACTGCCAGATGCGATGGCTCCTTCTCGACGTTTTGCGACTCTCAGGCGGCCGGGTTGCTGAGATCCCTGGCACAAGCCAGCTGCTGGGCAACCTCGCTCATGAACTTGCAAATCGCGTTTTCCCGCCAGGACCTGTGCCTGCTCCAGAAGACGTTTTCTCGCAAGCCAATGATCTATTTGACGAATTGCTCAGTGCGATCGCCACACCGCTTCAGCAGCCGGAATATGCCGGCGAGCTTGCGTCGGCCCGGTTCAAAGTCCCAGCTGCTCTGGCCCAACTCGCACGTCTTCTGCAGGCGATGGACGTAACGGTGATTGGGACGGAAATCGAACGCGCGAGGACGTTCGTCGATGGACCGGATGTAAAGGGCCGCATCGACATGCTGATAGAGCATCCGACTCACGGCACAGGCGTCATTGATCTGAAATGGTCAAGGAGCGCTAAAACGCGACGCAACGAGCTCGCCGAAGGTCGTTCGATTCAGCTCGCGACATATGGTGCGATAGCAAATTCCAACAGCACCACACCTGCTCCAGGCGCGTTCTATATGCTGAACCAGCGACAGCTGATCGGGCTGAGCGGTTCGTTCCTGGCGGAGGAATCGGTCGAATCCGACCATAGCCTGCCCGACACATGGTCGAATCTCGTGTCGACGTGGCAGGTGTGGCGCGATCTAGCCCGGGAGGGGATTGCGATTGCGACGGGTGCCGATGAGGCCGAGGCCCACATACCGGCCGATCTCCCGATCGAGACGGGGACCGAACCGTGTCGCTATTGCGAACTTACAGCGCTCTGCCGCGTAGGCGTGGAGGCCAACTGA
- a CDS encoding antitoxin, translating into MPHPQSYSEPREAKLFRNNKSQAVRIPADFEMPGDRVNIYRDGNRLIIEPVRRKNLLEVLAGLDPLGPEDQFPDVHETLLPAKEIDL; encoded by the coding sequence ATGCCGCATCCGCAGTCATATTCAGAGCCTCGTGAAGCCAAGCTCTTCCGTAACAACAAGAGCCAAGCCGTCCGCATTCCCGCAGACTTCGAGATGCCGGGGGATCGGGTGAACATCTATCGTGATGGGAATCGGCTTATTATCGAGCCGGTGCGCCGCAAGAACCTGCTTGAAGTGCTGGCCGGACTAGACCCGCTCGGGCCAGAGGATCAGTTTCCTGATGTGCACGAGACGCTTCTCCCGGCCAAGGAAATCGACCTTTGA
- the istB gene encoding IS21-like element helper ATPase IstB gives MTRTKDQAAAVLPTMLKALRLPSINRNWKRLTDTADHDGWPAVHLLASLLEIEMAERTTRRIQRHRDQSGLPAGKTFATFDFDAAPGVRKPHLLSLATGDSWIESGGNLLFFGQSGTGKTHAISAISHALIDTGRRVLFCSTTDMVQKLQAARRDLSLPSMLDKLDKYDLIVLDDLSYVRKDQVETSALFELIAHRYERHSIAITANQPFSAWDNVFPDPAMTVAAIDRLVHHSTIIEMNGESYRKRSAVSRIEPANNHPPVPVPDRPS, from the coding sequence ATGACCCGGACCAAGGATCAGGCCGCAGCCGTGCTGCCCACCATGCTCAAGGCCCTGCGCTTGCCCAGCATCAATCGCAACTGGAAGCGACTTACCGATACCGCCGATCATGATGGTTGGCCCGCCGTTCATCTGCTGGCCTCGCTTCTCGAGATCGAGATGGCCGAACGCACTACGCGGCGTATCCAGCGACATCGTGACCAGTCCGGCCTGCCAGCAGGCAAGACCTTCGCCACCTTCGATTTCGACGCTGCACCTGGGGTGCGCAAACCCCATCTGCTCTCGCTCGCAACCGGCGATAGCTGGATCGAAAGTGGCGGCAATCTGCTGTTCTTCGGACAGTCGGGCACCGGCAAGACGCACGCCATCTCGGCGATCAGCCATGCGCTTATCGATACCGGGCGCCGGGTCTTGTTCTGCTCCACCACCGATATGGTCCAGAAGCTTCAGGCCGCGCGCCGCGATCTCAGTCTGCCATCCATGCTCGACAAACTCGACAAATATGATCTCATTGTGCTCGACGATCTGTCCTATGTCCGCAAGGACCAGGTCGAGACCAGCGCCCTGTTCGAGCTCATCGCCCATCGCTACGAGCGCCACTCCATCGCGATAACCGCCAACCAGCCATTTTCCGCTTGGGACAACGTTTTTCCAGATCCCGCCATGACTGTCGCGGCCATCGACCGCCTCGTTCACCACTCGACCATCATCGAGATGAACGGCGAGAGCTACCGAAAACGCTCGGCCGTCAGCCGCATAGAGCCAGCCAATAATCACCCTCCCGTGCCAGTACCGGACCGGCCATCGTAA
- a CDS encoding outer membrane protein, translated as MNKLAIAALAVVAGATSAHAETFSGPYIGAQISRDAYEVKAEGTDLGFADLDLDGISANGVGGGLYVGYDYALTNNVFFGVEANANYSGASASVSLDDGTDSISGKVRARESFGASARLGFMLADSTGLYAKGGWQSTKFKLSYDDGVDAFTAKDTQDALVYGAGLETRIGTQTSIRVEYLIEDYGSAGLNRDLDTNGIRVDNNKLSLGISWRY; from the coding sequence TTGAACAAGCTTGCAATCGCTGCGCTGGCCGTCGTCGCCGGTGCCACTTCCGCTCACGCAGAAACCTTTTCTGGCCCGTATATCGGCGCGCAAATCAGCCGTGATGCATATGAAGTAAAGGCCGAAGGCACCGACCTCGGCTTTGCTGACCTCGACCTGGACGGCATCAGCGCGAATGGCGTCGGTGGCGGCCTCTATGTCGGCTATGATTATGCCCTGACGAACAATGTCTTCTTCGGCGTTGAGGCGAATGCCAACTATTCGGGCGCGAGCGCGTCGGTGAGCCTGGACGACGGCACCGATAGCATCAGCGGCAAGGTCCGCGCCCGTGAGTCCTTCGGTGCGAGCGCTCGCCTTGGCTTCATGCTCGCCGACAGCACCGGCCTTTATGCCAAGGGCGGCTGGCAGTCGACCAAGTTCAAGCTGAGCTATGACGACGGCGTGGATGCCTTCACCGCGAAGGACACCCAGGACGCACTCGTTTATGGCGCAGGCCTCGAAACGCGCATCGGCACTCAGACCTCGATCCGGGTTGAGTATCTGATCGAGGACTACGGCAGCGCCGGCCTCAATCGCGATCTCGACACGAACGGCATTCGCGTCGACAACAACAAGCTCTCGCTCGGCATCTCCTGGCGCTACTAA
- a CDS encoding alpha-ketoglutarate-dependent dioxygenase AlkB, whose protein sequence is MIARIDASDLTPFRFQQWMGKRLTRSYGWSYDFQTGAFTPTEPMPDWLLPLKAMAASFAGLRAEDLVQALLIRYDPGAGIGWHRDRPVFEHVIGISLGEPAAMRFRRRIGTRFERRNAPLASRSIYHLSGQARHAWEHSIAEMEGTRWSITFRSLA, encoded by the coding sequence TTGATCGCCCGGATCGATGCTAGCGATCTTACGCCCTTTCGCTTCCAGCAGTGGATGGGGAAGCGTCTGACCCGGAGCTACGGCTGGAGCTATGATTTCCAGACAGGTGCTTTCACGCCAACCGAACCGATGCCGGATTGGCTGCTGCCTTTGAAGGCAATGGCGGCGTCCTTTGCTGGTCTTCGGGCTGAGGATCTCGTCCAGGCTTTGTTGATCCGCTATGATCCAGGCGCCGGCATCGGATGGCATCGCGACCGTCCTGTTTTCGAGCATGTCATCGGGATATCGCTGGGCGAACCTGCCGCGATGCGGTTTCGGCGTCGGATAGGAACGAGGTTTGAGCGACGGAACGCGCCACTGGCGTCGCGCTCGATTTATCATCTGAGTGGCCAGGCACGGCATGCATGGGAGCACAGCATCGCGGAAATGGAAGGGACGCGGTGGTCGATCACTTTTCGCAGTCTCGCCTAG
- the istA gene encoding IS21 family transposase produces MPGHHLSDQQVFLFMVERRHHTQSVAAAKAGISERSARRIENDPRLPSQKKQGRHWRTRADPLEPFWPRIEELLKIDGILAVTIFETLQDEFGEEAVPDKIRRTLERRVARWRALHGEEKEIFFPQRHEIGRQGLSDFTVCDDLKVTIAGEPFAHRLYHFRLACSGWEHAAVVLGGESFAALSEHLQDALWKLGGVPAEHRSDSLSAAYKNLDADAQQDFTRSYNDLCRHYGMIATRNNRGEAHENGSIEGPHGHLKRRLDQALRRRGSRDFDSLGAWRGFVEAEVAKQNRRKARLVDEERRLLARLPSHRTTDFAMIAVDVSRNGTVPIERVIYSVPSRLVGRRLHAHLFDDRIDLFLGPDKVMTTPRVRIPHPQRGHHIDFRHMIANLRRKPGALRNLVYRDALFPAHAYRRAWQAFDDQLDARQACRDTVALLDIAARGDCVDALALRIDAALDAGRLPDVAALRQEFLPTVRARHEVTIPPPDPRGYNSLLTSMEVR; encoded by the coding sequence ATGCCGGGCCACCACCTTTCCGATCAGCAGGTATTTCTTTTCATGGTTGAACGTCGCCATCACACCCAGTCCGTTGCGGCCGCCAAGGCCGGTATCAGCGAGCGCAGCGCACGCCGGATCGAGAACGATCCGCGCTTGCCCTCCCAGAAGAAGCAGGGGCGTCATTGGCGCACCCGCGCCGATCCTCTTGAGCCTTTTTGGCCGCGGATCGAGGAGTTGCTCAAGATCGACGGCATTCTCGCCGTCACCATCTTCGAGACGCTACAGGACGAGTTTGGCGAGGAGGCTGTTCCCGACAAGATCAGGCGCACGCTCGAGCGTCGGGTTGCCCGCTGGCGGGCGCTGCATGGCGAGGAGAAGGAGATATTCTTCCCGCAGCGCCACGAGATCGGGCGGCAGGGCCTGTCGGATTTCACGGTCTGCGACGACCTGAAGGTCACCATCGCCGGCGAGCCTTTCGCCCACCGGCTCTATCATTTCCGCCTGGCCTGCAGTGGCTGGGAGCATGCCGCTGTCGTCCTGGGGGGCGAGAGCTTCGCTGCCCTGTCCGAGCATCTGCAGGATGCGCTGTGGAAGCTGGGCGGCGTCCCGGCCGAGCACCGCAGCGATTCCCTATCAGCTGCCTACAAGAACCTCGATGCCGATGCGCAGCAGGATTTCACCCGCAGCTACAACGACCTGTGCCGGCATTACGGCATGATCGCGACCCGCAACAACCGCGGCGAGGCCCACGAGAACGGCTCGATCGAAGGCCCTCATGGCCATCTCAAGCGACGCCTCGACCAAGCCCTGCGCCGCCGCGGCAGCCGGGACTTCGACAGCCTCGGTGCCTGGCGCGGCTTTGTAGAAGCCGAAGTCGCCAAGCAGAACCGCCGCAAGGCCAGGCTCGTCGACGAGGAACGCCGCCTGCTGGCGCGCCTGCCATCACACCGCACCACAGACTTTGCCATGATCGCGGTGGATGTCAGCCGTAACGGTACCGTTCCTATCGAGAGGGTCATCTATTCGGTCCCCTCCCGCCTGGTCGGTCGTCGGCTGCACGCCCATCTCTTCGATGACCGCATCGATCTATTCCTCGGCCCCGACAAGGTGATGACCACACCACGGGTCCGTATCCCGCATCCCCAAAGAGGCCACCACATCGATTTTCGCCACATGATCGCCAACCTGCGGCGCAAGCCCGGGGCATTGCGCAACCTGGTATACCGCGACGCCCTGTTCCCCGCCCATGCCTACAGGCGGGCATGGCAAGCCTTCGACGATCAGCTCGATGCCCGCCAAGCCTGCCGCGACACTGTCGCCCTGCTCGATATCGCGGCAAGAGGAGATTGTGTCGATGCGCTGGCTCTGCGCATCGATGCGGCACTCGATGCTGGTCGACTCCCCGATGTCGCCGCGCTCAGGCAGGAGTTTCTTCCGACCGTCCGAGCCAGGCACGAGGTGACGATCCCGCCACCGGATCCGCGCGGATACAACAGCTTGCTTACCAGCATGGAGGTGCGCTGA
- a CDS encoding ImuA family protein, giving the protein MICPASTSDRPRATTPLAALLAELTQARAARGPALPFGIDAIDQRLADRGLDGAALHEIAAASASLSDDAAATLFAAGIAARFAAQAGFTVFWALTKFDLYAPGLEQIGLRPERVLYAQGTSDSAVLAMTEDAVRDGSLACVIAEVKSADQTATRRLQLAASDGKTPVLLYRRHRVRDRCPLSGLSSAMTRWRIGCVPSARLPHPGVGHARWSVELVRQRNGNPFSLELDACDDQGRLALPAAASHRASAAAGAASQAA; this is encoded by the coding sequence ATGATTTGCCCCGCTTCCACATCTGACCGGCCCCGCGCCACCACTCCTCTTGCCGCCCTACTGGCGGAACTCACGCAGGCGCGCGCCGCGCGGGGGCCTGCCCTGCCCTTCGGCATCGACGCGATCGACCAGCGCCTAGCCGATCGTGGGTTGGACGGCGCGGCCTTGCATGAGATTGCCGCCGCGTCTGCGAGCCTCAGCGATGACGCTGCCGCGACGCTGTTCGCGGCCGGCATTGCCGCCCGCTTTGCAGCACAGGCCGGATTTACCGTATTTTGGGCGCTCACAAAGTTCGACCTCTATGCGCCGGGGCTGGAGCAGATAGGGCTAAGACCCGAGCGGGTTCTCTATGCGCAGGGCACGAGCGACAGCGCCGTCCTCGCCATGACCGAGGATGCCGTGCGCGACGGCTCGCTTGCCTGCGTCATTGCGGAGGTCAAATCAGCTGATCAGACCGCGACCCGTCGGCTGCAGCTTGCCGCCTCTGACGGCAAGACCCCGGTTCTGCTCTACCGCCGCCATCGTGTCCGCGATCGCTGCCCGTTAAGCGGGCTTTCCTCTGCAATGACCCGCTGGCGCATCGGCTGCGTGCCCTCCGCGCGTCTTCCCCATCCCGGGGTCGGGCACGCGCGTTGGTCGGTCGAGCTCGTCCGTCAGCGAAACGGCAATCCCTTCTCCCTCGAACTGGACGCGTGCGATGATCAGGGTCGCCTCGCTCTACCTGCCGCAGCTTCCCATAGAGCGTCTGCGGCAGCTGGAGCGGCCAGCCAAGCGGCCTGA
- a CDS encoding type II toxin-antitoxin system VapC family toxin has product MLDTNIVSDLLRHPDGSAAKRIAEVGPDAICVSIITAAELRYGCARKGSAKLLAHVEAILESVQVLALDVPADAEYGGIRAEHEAAGKPIGPNDLFIAAHAYAAGAILVTNNTGEFSRIRGLQVENWIR; this is encoded by the coding sequence ATGCTCGACACCAATATCGTCTCCGATCTGCTGCGACATCCTGACGGCAGCGCGGCAAAGCGCATTGCCGAGGTCGGCCCGGACGCGATTTGCGTGAGCATCATCACAGCCGCAGAGCTGCGATATGGGTGCGCCAGGAAAGGGTCTGCGAAACTCTTGGCGCATGTCGAAGCGATATTGGAAAGTGTGCAGGTTCTGGCGCTCGATGTGCCTGCTGACGCGGAGTATGGCGGCATTCGCGCCGAGCATGAGGCCGCGGGCAAGCCCATTGGTCCGAACGATCTGTTTATCGCAGCTCATGCCTACGCCGCAGGCGCAATCCTCGTGACTAACAACACGGGCGAGTTTTCCCGCATTCGCGGCCTGCAGGTTGAAAACTGGATCAGGTAG
- a CDS encoding SOS response-associated peptidase family protein: MTHQPNSPDNLDPANCSLYVPVMDSKATPFDSEALGSRRAIIRRNPDDVHEVEMIEAAWGSNPRFSDGVCYEFIRSEGRSFPSNRCLVPASEFHIRNGEKKFRVTMEDGNFFYLAAIWEPAIGDWPVSYRIITVDANPEVMRYQERHGAIIQRRQVMQWLDCQVPETDLLVTPPAHLFLVEEILTKPVQTSLAF; encoded by the coding sequence TTGACCCATCAACCCAATTCGCCGGATAACCTTGATCCTGCCAATTGTTCTCTGTATGTTCCTGTCATGGACTCGAAAGCAACGCCCTTCGACTCCGAGGCACTCGGAAGTCGCCGTGCCATCATCCGGCGTAACCCGGATGACGTGCATGAAGTTGAGATGATTGAGGCGGCCTGGGGCTCCAACCCGCGCTTTAGCGATGGCGTGTGCTACGAGTTCATCCGATCCGAAGGGCGATCATTCCCGAGCAATCGCTGCTTGGTGCCGGCGTCTGAATTTCACATCCGCAATGGCGAGAAGAAATTCCGGGTGACCATGGAGGACGGCAATTTCTTCTATCTCGCCGCCATTTGGGAGCCTGCCATTGGCGACTGGCCGGTCAGCTACCGGATCATCACCGTTGACGCGAACCCAGAGGTGATGCGCTATCAGGAGCGCCATGGCGCCATAATCCAGCGCCGGCAGGTCATGCAGTGGCTGGATTGCCAGGTGCCCGAAACGGATCTGCTGGTCACCCCGCCTGCGCATCTGTTTTTGGTCGAGGAGATCCTGACCAAGCCGGTGCAGACCAGCCTGGCGTTTTGA
- a CDS encoding PD-(D/E)XK nuclease family protein, producing MSLSQFYTRYQPVLDFLIEGDPASSKSLKIVDEPGGQAAVDRLAASEDFQILASQLLAANPFAAMGRLTDEVRHSNFLAYLLTPWQTHGYGTDVLFGLCPAFRGTASTPPSDPKDIIVLREHVGDEFAVVFDQAIASRDRPGRPDVIVYDPILRRLAIIELKIGSAEGPAQRRRYRQWATEFFAKYYSEGPSWQCNFVFLAKDADAATRVAEGMMSARPFEIPTGGVFQSDIHEDSVWTMAHYGHVTQVLSSVIDRSPPRAGDQLVKDYLAFLGEHVCPSQGLFSPIVQKLVAEHQTALDAVRQERRKLRQEVITALQPAFEDLGLQITEMNNGHFTGNPYNAVSLSYVRSDDGDLVGWGADATELTWQFSVFVKGSGTALCAELEKADVTRRGTWSERFRYKAQRESAGKRVLTIKLPMPIQQKPYPLTRANLPFLVEHLRMRLRTKAKLHIDQARLG from the coding sequence ATGTCGCTAAGCCAATTTTACACTCGCTACCAGCCAGTCCTAGACTTCCTGATAGAAGGGGACCCGGCGAGTTCCAAATCTCTTAAGATTGTCGATGAGCCGGGCGGCCAGGCCGCCGTCGATCGCTTGGCTGCGTCAGAGGATTTTCAAATCTTGGCATCTCAGCTCTTGGCGGCCAACCCGTTCGCTGCGATGGGACGTCTCACCGATGAGGTGCGGCATAGTAACTTCCTCGCCTACCTCCTTACACCTTGGCAAACCCATGGATATGGGACCGATGTGCTGTTTGGCCTTTGTCCGGCGTTTCGAGGCACTGCATCCACCCCTCCGTCTGATCCCAAGGACATCATCGTACTTCGCGAGCACGTCGGTGACGAGTTCGCAGTTGTCTTCGATCAGGCCATAGCGTCGAGAGACCGTCCCGGACGGCCCGATGTCATTGTGTATGACCCCATTCTTCGCCGTCTTGCGATCATCGAACTGAAGATTGGTTCAGCTGAGGGACCGGCTCAGAGGAGGCGCTATCGTCAGTGGGCCACAGAGTTCTTTGCTAAATACTACTCCGAGGGCCCCAGCTGGCAGTGCAACTTCGTCTTCCTTGCGAAGGACGCTGACGCCGCAACGAGGGTGGCGGAGGGGATGATGAGCGCGCGGCCGTTCGAAATTCCTACTGGCGGCGTTTTCCAATCGGACATCCACGAAGATAGCGTGTGGACGATGGCCCATTACGGTCATGTCACGCAGGTTCTCTCCTCCGTCATCGATCGATCCCCTCCGCGGGCTGGGGACCAGCTGGTCAAGGATTACCTTGCCTTCCTCGGCGAGCACGTTTGCCCGTCGCAAGGGCTCTTCAGTCCCATCGTCCAGAAGCTCGTAGCCGAACACCAGACAGCCCTTGACGCCGTGAGGCAGGAGCGTCGGAAACTTCGCCAGGAAGTGATCACGGCGCTTCAGCCGGCGTTTGAGGATCTCGGCCTACAGATTACCGAGATGAACAACGGTCATTTCACTGGCAACCCGTACAATGCAGTATCGCTAAGCTATGTCCGTAGCGACGATGGCGATCTAGTCGGCTGGGGCGCTGATGCAACGGAACTGACGTGGCAATTTTCTGTCTTCGTGAAGGGAAGCGGAACTGCACTCTGTGCCGAACTTGAAAAAGCAGATGTGACCAGGCGCGGGACGTGGTCCGAGCGGTTTAGATACAAGGCGCAGCGAGAATCCGCGGGCAAGCGTGTCTTGACGATCAAACTGCCCATGCCGATCCAGCAAAAGCCTTATCCCCTGACGCGCGCCAACCTCCCGTTCTTGGTCGAACATCTCCGCATGAGACTACGGACAAAGGCAAAGCTGCACATCGATCAGGCCCGCCTCGGATGA
- a CDS encoding SOS response-associated peptidase, which produces MCNDYRLEVDIASIAEDFEDLKIKIKMPEGKPNVPAREDIKMTDMAPIVRSVEGERGTGELVNRRWSWPGTKGKPVYNFRSEGREFTSHRCLILADGFYEFTDPADPKQKRLDKWLFTMADHRLFCIAGIWRESPLGEAFTMLTMDAGPDVAPYHHRQIIPLTREQWADWLDPTVPAGQVLRWLPQGSLPVTQVYGSPPAQGALL; this is translated from the coding sequence ATGTGCAACGATTATAGGCTGGAGGTCGACATCGCCTCGATCGCCGAGGATTTCGAGGATCTCAAAATCAAGATCAAGATGCCCGAGGGCAAGCCCAACGTGCCCGCGCGTGAGGACATCAAGATGACCGACATGGCGCCGATCGTCCGATCGGTAGAGGGCGAACGGGGTACAGGGGAGCTGGTCAACCGACGATGGAGCTGGCCGGGCACGAAGGGCAAACCCGTCTATAATTTCCGCTCCGAGGGGCGCGAGTTCACCTCTCATCGCTGCCTCATCCTGGCGGACGGCTTCTACGAATTTACAGATCCCGCCGATCCCAAGCAGAAGCGGCTCGACAAATGGCTTTTCACCATGGCCGATCATCGCTTGTTCTGCATCGCAGGCATATGGCGTGAGAGCCCGCTGGGCGAAGCCTTCACCATGCTCACTATGGACGCGGGACCGGACGTGGCTCCCTACCATCATAGGCAGATCATCCCCCTCACCCGCGAGCAATGGGCCGACTGGCTCGATCCGACCGTGCCCGCTGGGCAAGTGCTGCGCTGGCTGCCGCAAGGAAGTTTGCCCGTCACCCAAGTCTACGGCTCGCCGCCAGCGCAGGGAGCGCTGCTCTGA